The following proteins are encoded in a genomic region of Debaryomyces hansenii CBS767 chromosome G complete sequence:
- a CDS encoding 60S acidic ribosomal protein P1 (similar to uniprot|P05318 Saccharomyces cerevisiae YDL081C RPP1A Ribosomal protein P1 alpha or uniprot|P10622 Saccharomyces cerevisiae YDL130W RPP1B Ribosomal protein P1 beta), translating to MSTEASVSYAALILADAEIEITSDKLLAITKAAGASVEDVWADVYAKALEGKDLKELLFSFAAAAPAAAPAGGAAAAAGDAPAAAEEAEEEAEESDGDMGMGLFD from the coding sequence atgTCTACTGAAGCTTCTGTCTCTTACGCTGCCTTAATCTTGGCCGATGCTGAAATCGAAATTACCTCTGACAAATTATTAGCTATTACAAAGGCTGCCGGTGCTTCTGTTGAAGACGTCTGGGCCGATGTTTACGCTAAAGCTTTAGAAGGTAAGGACTTaaaggaattattattctCCTTCGCTGCTGCTGCTCCTGCTGCTGCTCCTGCTGGCGGTGCCGCAGCTGCTGCTGGTGATGCTCCAGCTGCTGCTGAAGAagctgaagaagaagctgaaGAATCCGATGGTGACATGGGTATGGGTTTATTCGATTAG
- a CDS encoding DEHA2G24200p (some similarities with CA4894|IPF1617 Candida albicans), translated as MPISPDTTMSFAQTYIFASTVRSKLTKQASNPNSSLRVLVTQANMLDNVMDHLAEETEKRVTKNMSFSAEDDHKHVSFQLPERKRHQGVSTNVTEYEVGSESDSDSDSDSYSDDDDQSDSDSDYYYSSDDEEEIQVPSIQIAKVQSFKQLPSMDLSKYSIEEEENEKDLEEAEEEIPELSRSISLTDDENSSLSDDEDQDESNYTYATDSGYPSYHNQNRKNEESSEQHNIILSRSSDHYDAGHNSSPNTYAIENIF; from the coding sequence ATGCCAATTTCACCGGATACGACTATGTCGTTTGCACAGACGTATATATTTGCGTCTACAGTAAGAAGCAAGTTGACTAAACAAGCATCTAACCCAAACTCTAGTTTAAGAGTATTGGTAACACAAGCTAATATGTTGGACAATGTTATGGATCATCTTGCAGAGGAAACAGAGAAGCGTGTCACCAAGAACATGTCATTTTCGGCTGAAGACGATCATAAGCATGTGAGCTTCCAATTGCCTGAAAGAAAGAGACACCAAGGTGTTTCTACCAATGTTACTGAATACGAAGTAGGGTCGGAATCAGATTCAGATTCAGATAGCGACTCCTATTCAGACGATGATGACCAATCTGACAGCGATTCTgactattattattcatctGATGACGAGGAAGAAATACAAGTACCATCAATACAAATAGCTAAAGTCCAATCATTTAAACAATTACCATCTATGGATCTCTCCAAATATTCgatagaagaagaagaaaacgaaAAAGATCTCGAAGAGGCAGAAGAGGAAATCCCAGAGCTTTCAAGAAGTATATCTTTGACGGATGACgagaattcatcattatctgatgatgaagatcaAGATGAATCTAATTACACATACGCTACTGATAGTGGCTACCCATCATATCATAACCAGAATAGGAAAAATGAGGAATCATCAGAGCAGCATAATATAATACTATCGAGGTCTTCCGACCATTATGATGCTGGCCATAATTCCAGCCCAAATACTTACGCCATagagaatattttttaa